The Paenibacillus spongiae nucleotide sequence AATCTTCGCATTTCCAGTTTAATTAAATTCAACATTCGTAACCTCTCCATGTATGAGTTGATAGAAATAATCATCGAGTGTCTGATTCTTTTTGCTTATTGTTTCAATTGCAATGCCATTAGCAATAAAAGATTGTATAAGCTCTCTAGATGACATCCCTGCATCATAGATTCGTACGAGCTTGGAATCCAAAACCTTGAAATTGGAGATGTGCAGCGTATGCTCGAGAACAAAAGCTGCCCTGTTTACATCGTCTGTTACCACCTCAATAAATTCCGTGTGCGAACCGCGAATGCTTTCCATAGACATTTCCTCCAATAAAAGACCTTCTCGAATGACACCGATCGTATCGGCCAATTGTTCGATTTCCCCCAAGATATGGCTGGATATCAGCAGCGTAATGTTGAACTCTTTGTTCAACATCTTGAATAAGTCTCTAAATTCGCGGATGCCGATTGGGTCAAGCCCGTTGATAGGTTCATCTAGAATCAACAGCTCCGGCTTTATTGTTATAGCTCTGGCAATACCCAGTCTCTGCTTCATTCCGAGAGAAAACTCTCTCACGGGTTTACTGTCGGCTTGATTCAGGTTAACCAGTTCCAACGCTTCATTTATGGCATTCCTATTATGGAACCCCATATATTCGCAATGAAGATTTAGGTTTTCTCTTGCCGTCAGTTTCTCGAAGAAAATCGGATTTTCGATAATAATGCCCATCCTTTTTAACGGTTCGTATGACGAATTCGTCCATTTTTCACCGAAAATCTCAACTTCTCCTCTGGTCGGTTTTACAAGATTGGTCATCATCTTCATAACCGTTGTTTTACCGGCACCGTTCGGACCTAAAAATCCATATATTTCTCCTTTTTGAACATTCATGCTCACATTGCGGACAACTTCTTTTTCTCGATACGTTTTAGTCAATTGATTCGTTCTCAAAATATAAGTCATGACCATTCTCCTACTTTCTTTGGGTTAACTTTATTATCTCAGCTATAATGTTCTTATTTGTGATATAAATCTTAAGAAAATCTTACTTGCGAACAAAAAAACCGCCAATCGGCGGAAAATAGAAGACAGTCCATTAAGAATGAATTTGTTGCAATTGCACCGTGAAAGTCGTTTTTTCATAGGGTTTGCTTCGCAAAGAAATGTTGCCTCGCATCTTTTCAACAAGCCTTTTTGTAATCGTAAGTCCCAAGCCGCTTCCCTGGTACATTTTATTTCTGGAATCTTCTAACGTGTACATCCTTTCGAAAATCAAATCCTTATGTCTTTCGGTAATTCCTTTTCCTTGATCCCAAACGTCGACAAAGATAAAATGTGCGTCTTGCCTTAGAGTCAAACCCACGATCTTGCCCTCAGCGCCATATCGAATCGCATTCGATAATAAATTATTGAATATCCGTTCCAATGCCTCTTCATTTCCATAGGCAAATATTCGAGCATCCGGAATTTCAATTACCGCTTCCATATCTTCGGACTGGATTTGGTTATAAAAAAGCAGCATGCTTTTGCGACAAACCTCATTCATATTCACGCGCGTCAAAGGAATATTCTTGTCTCCCGACTCCAGTTTGGCCAAGTCAAAGAACTTCTGGATCAACTCTAATAATTCTTTTGCTTTATCTTGCACCTCAGCCAATAGTCGATCTCTTTCTTCCGCGCTTAAATGGGGTTGATGCAATACCGTTTCTATATATCCAAGTACAACTGTAAGAGGGGTTCTAAGATCGTGCGAAATATTAGCCAACATCATTTTCATGGAAATTTCGGTTCGCGTGTAATCCACGATAACTTTGCGATTGGATTCGAGCAGACGGTTTATCTCTATGACCATATCTTTCAAATTTGGGTCGCCGGTGACCAGAAGAAGCTTCTCTGAGCTATTATCGGAGATGATCGTATTCAATTTACTGGTTATATATCTCAAGCTGCTTCTGTCTTCCCGTCTTGATTTATATTGTAAATAGATGACGATGGATAACAGGACAATGATGCAGATTCCTATTAAGTTCAAATCAGAATTCCCCCAATCGGTACCCGAACCCCCAAAGCGTTTTAATATATTTGGGCTCTGAAGGATGATCTTCGATCTTGTCTCTTAATCGTTTCATGTGAACGTTAATGACATTCTCGTTCCCATAATAGTCTTCGTTCCAAATTAATCCGTAAATCTGTTCTTTCGTAAACGTACGCTTCGGATTGGTAAACAATAATTTCAAGATAGCAAACTCTTTTGAGGTCACCTTAATATCTAGGCCATTCTTACTGACTATAAAATTCTCCAAATCCATAGTAAGCTCGTTTACGGTGATAAGTCTATCCTCTGCTAACTTCTCGGGGATAGAATATTGTTTCGCACGTCTTATTGCGGCATTTACTCTCGCTGCAAGCTCGATCATTGAAAAAGGTTTGGTAATATAATCGTCGGCTCCAAAACCAAGCCCCAATGCTTTGTCCACTTCTCCATCCTTCGCGGACAATATTAAAATCGGCAAATGACTTGATTCACGAATCATTTTCAGAAAATCCATGCCATTCAGCTTCGGGAGCATCAGGTCTAACAAGATTAAATCGAACTTCTCACGCAAAAAAATTTGATATGCTTCTTCCCCATTAAAAGCGCAAACAATGCCAAACCCCTCTTTTGATAAATAACCTTTGACCATGTTGCTGATTGATAGATCGTCTTCTACAAGAAGAATGCGATGCTTCATTAATTTCAACCTTTCGTTCATAAAAACTTTGCTACTGTCTATCTGATTATATCATCCTGCTCAAAGAACTTTCTGCAAATAAATGTGATCGAGTCCACAAATCTTAAGCTTTGTCCGCATGCTGCCTTTTCGGGGTGGTACCAGCGTAGCAATGACTTTCGGCTTTCATGTCCGGAATGCGGTTGTAGTTCATCGCGTCAGCGTGCATGACCAACAGAACATCAGTTAGGGAGGCATCAGTG carries:
- a CDS encoding response regulator transcription factor gives rise to the protein MKHRILLVEDDLSISNMVKGYLSKEGFGIVCAFNGEEAYQIFLREKFDLILLDLMLPKLNGMDFLKMIRESSHLPILILSAKDGEVDKALGLGFGADDYITKPFSMIELAARVNAAIRRAKQYSIPEKLAEDRLITVNELTMDLENFIVSKNGLDIKVTSKEFAILKLLFTNPKRTFTKEQIYGLIWNEDYYGNENVINVHMKRLRDKIEDHPSEPKYIKTLWGFGYRLGEF
- a CDS encoding sensor histidine kinase, with amino-acid sequence MNLIGICIIVLLSIVIYLQYKSRREDRSSLRYITSKLNTIISDNSSEKLLLVTGDPNLKDMVIEINRLLESNRKVIVDYTRTEISMKMMLANISHDLRTPLTVVLGYIETVLHQPHLSAEERDRLLAEVQDKAKELLELIQKFFDLAKLESGDKNIPLTRVNMNEVCRKSMLLFYNQIQSEDMEAVIEIPDARIFAYGNEEALERIFNNLLSNAIRYGAEGKIVGLTLRQDAHFIFVDVWDQGKGITERHKDLIFERMYTLEDSRNKMYQGSGLGLTITKRLVEKMRGNISLRSKPYEKTTFTVQLQQIHS
- a CDS encoding ABC transporter ATP-binding protein — encoded protein: MTYILRTNQLTKTYREKEVVRNVSMNVQKGEIYGFLGPNGAGKTTVMKMMTNLVKPTRGEVEIFGEKWTNSSYEPLKRMGIIIENPIFFEKLTARENLNLHCEYMGFHNRNAINEALELVNLNQADSKPVREFSLGMKQRLGIARAITIKPELLILDEPINGLDPIGIREFRDLFKMLNKEFNITLLISSHILGEIEQLADTIGVIREGLLLEEMSMESIRGSHTEFIEVVTDDVNRAAFVLEHTLHISNFKVLDSKLVRIYDAGMSSRELIQSFIANGIAIETISKKNQTLDDYFYQLIHGEVTNVEFN